The Natator depressus isolate rNatDep1 chromosome 11, rNatDep2.hap1, whole genome shotgun sequence genome includes a window with the following:
- the LOC141995763 gene encoding uncharacterized protein LOC141995763, giving the protein MQSQIRKRAPAWTEREVRDLIAVWGNESVLSELCSKRRNANIFEKISKGVMDRGYNRDPQQCRVKIKELRQAYQKTKEANGHSGSEPQTDCFYDELHAILGGAPTTTPPSVDTCKVSHKGMRTLGTRKMRRRRIAHNRQVEKPFSLTARNFLSPWSQYPSKAASQTMKPDKAPLKPVQIRRQKNCTRDETFSELMQSSRTERAQQNVWRQTMAESRKTENEREDRRDEQEERLQEQEERWRQRDERR; this is encoded by the exons atgcagtcccagattcgcaaaagagctccagcatggaccgaacgggaggtacgggatctgatcgctgtatggggaaacgaatctgtgctatcagaactctgttccaaaagacgaaatgccaatatatttgaaaaaatctctaaGGGcgtgatggacagaggctataacagggacccgcagcagtgccgcgtgaaaattaaggagctcaggcaagcctaccaaaaaaccaaagaggcaaatggccactccgggtcagagccccagacagactgcttctatgatgagttgcatgcaattctagggggtgcccctaccactacccccccgtccgtggacacctgcaaggtcTCACACAAAGGGATGAGGACtctggggacgaggaagatgaggaggaggaggatagcgcacaacaggcaagtggagaaaccattctccctgacagccaggaattttttatcaccctggagccaatacccttccAAGGCGGCCTCCCAGACCATGAAGCCAGacaaggcacctctg aagccggtgcagataagaaggcaaaaaaactgcactcgcgatgaaacgttctctgagctcatgcagtcctcccgcactgaaagagctcagcagaatgtgtggaggcaaacaatggcagagtccagaaaaacagaaaatgaacgcgaggacaggagggacgagcaagaggagaggttgcaggagcaagaggagaggtggcggcagcgtgatgagaggaggtag